The following proteins are co-located in the Manihot esculenta cultivar AM560-2 chromosome 9, M.esculenta_v8, whole genome shotgun sequence genome:
- the LOC110623245 gene encoding uncharacterized protein Mb2253c-like, producing the protein MIPPLEPSESPESTMEKWKVWADGAYRVGGSGIGILLQSQTEIRLRYAEKLAFNTTNNVAEYEDVIMTLKIIKELGIHKSNIFSDSQLIVNQCQGQFKVREPNLVKYEKKIHSLMERIKDRQGNCELHQVARGDNKDKERWDCLLKKRLRRIH; encoded by the coding sequence ATGATTCCACCGTTAGAGCCTTCAGAATCTCCTGAATCAACCATGGAGAAATGGAAAGTTTGGGCGGATGGAGCTTACAGAGTCGGAGGTTCTGGAATTGGGATCCTCTTGCAGAGTCAAACCGAGATAAGGCTTCGATACGCGGAAAAACTTGCTTTCAATACTACCAACAATGTAGCTGAGTACGAGGATGTAATAATGACCCTAAAGATCATCAAGGAATTAGGTATACataaatctaatatttttagtgactcacagtTGATTGTTAATCAATGTCAGGGACAATTTAAAGTTCGAGAACCGAACCTtgtcaaatatgagaaaaagatTCACTCTTTAATGGAGAGAATCAAAGACAGGCAGGGCAACTGCGAGCTTCACCAGGTGGCTAGAGGTGATAACAAAGACAAGGAACGTTGGGATTGCCTTCTTAAAAAAAGATTAAGGAGAATTCATTGA
- the LOC110623456 gene encoding heterogeneous nuclear ribonucleoprotein 1, with protein sequence MEMELGKLFIGGISWDTNEDRLRQYFQTFGEVVEAVIMKDRATGRARGFGFVVFADPSVAERVVMEKHLIDGRNVEAKKAVPREDQNILSRNSSGSVHGSPGPVCTKKIFVGGLASTVTETDFKKYFDQFGIITDVVVMYDHNTQRPRGFGFITYDSEEAVDKVLHKTFHELNGKMVEVKRAVPKELSPGPTRSQLSGYNYSPSRAGSLLNGYAQTQGYIPNSPGGLGVRMDGRFSPVTVGRNNFSPFGPGFGMGLNFDQELIPSYGGNSNLSYNLGYGRMSPYSGNSSRYDSPVGYKGVNDGNSSALNSTSRPLWGNGSINHASDSAKSSTFMGSGGGNSSMGSFGSIGGLWGFSANSGQGEGAGSAYSNCNLSYNSGDFNVGLGELGYGRNSGTSAVPVSSHATSHDVYGGPYADVYSNGPLYGHSALQSSPLELKGSGSFGFGHRNAATDVVTKNSAGYVGGYSVANS encoded by the exons ATGGAAATGGAGCTTGGAAAGCTATTTATTGGTGGGATTTCATGGGACACAAATGAAGACCGTCTTAGGCAGTATTTCCAGACTTTTGGCGAAGTCGTGGAGGCTGTGATAATGAAGGATCGGGCTACTGGTCGAGCCCGTGGCTTCGGTTTTGTTGTTTTTGCAGACCCTTCTGTTGCTGAGAGAGTTGTGATGGAAAAGCATCTCATAGATGGTAGAAAT GTTGAAGCAAAGAAGGCGGTTCCTCGGGAGGATCAAAACATCTTGAGTAGAAACAGCAGCGGCAGCGTACATGGTTCACCTGGTCCAGTTTGTACAAAGAAGATATTTGTTGGAGGTTTAGCATCTACTGTCACGGAGACAGACTTTAAGAAGTACTTTGATCAGTTTGGGATAATTACAGATGTTGTGGTTATGTATGACCACAATACTCAAAGGCCAAGAGGTTTTGGTTTTATTACTTATGATTCAGAGGAAGCAGTGGATAAAGTGTTGCATAAAACCTTTCATGAACTTAATGGTAAAATGGTTGAGGTCAAGCGAGCTGTCCCCAAAGAATTATCACCAGGGCCAACTCGGAGCCAGTTAAGTGGATATAACTATAGCCCAAGTAGAGCTGGTAGTCTACTGAATGGTTATGCTCAGACTCAGGGATACATTCCAAATTCTCCTGGAGGACTTGGTGTTAGAATGGATGGTAGGTTTAGTCCTGTTACTGTTGGTCGGAATAATTTCTCTCCATTTGGTCCTGGTTTTGGCATGGGGCTAAATTTTGATCAGGAGTTGATTCCTAGTTATGGGGGAAATTCCAACCTAAGTTATAACCTTGGCTACGGAAGAATGAGTCCATATAGTGGAAATTCAAGCAGGTATGATAGCCCTGTTGGATACAAAGGAGTCAATGATGGAAATAGTTCTGCCTTAAATTCGACATCTAGACCTTTGTGGGGCAATGGAAGTATTAATCATGCTTCAGACTCCGCAAAATCTAGTACTTTTATGGGCTCTGGAGGTGGGAATTCAAGTATGGGTTCTTTTGGCAGTATTGGAGGACTCTGGGGCTTCTCAGCTAATTCTGGACAAGGTGAAGGTGCTGGCTCTGCCTATAGCAATTGCAATCTTAGCTACAATAGTGGAGATTTCAATGTTGGTCTTGGAGAGTTAGGTTATGGAAGAAACAGTGGGACAAGTGCTGTGCCAGTTTCATCTCATGCTACATCACATGATGTTTATGGTGGACCTTATGCAGACGTTTATTCTAATGGTCCGTTGTATGGCCATTCTGCATTACAATCTTCACCTTTAGAGCTAAAGGGTTCTGGCTCATTTGGTTTTGGGCATCGAAATGCAGCTACAGATGTTGTGACTAAAAACTCTGCTGGTTATGTTGGTGGTTATAGTGTTGCCAATAGTTAA